One part of the Desulfonema ishimotonii genome encodes these proteins:
- the mobB gene encoding molybdopterin-guanine dinucleotide biosynthesis protein B, with product MPPMISIVGKSGSGKTTLIVKLIPELKKRGYRIGTVKHTSHGFDVDKKGKDSDRHKSAGAETVIVASRNRIAMVRDMECDTLDALEPFFQDMDLVITEGYKQENRPKIEVFRTAAQKTPLFGDKQYNSIVAVITDADVAGDLPTFGLDDIQSIADFIEGNYL from the coding sequence ATGCCGCCAATGATTTCTATCGTGGGAAAATCCGGTTCGGGTAAAACCACGCTCATTGTAAAACTGATCCCCGAACTGAAGAAACGGGGCTACCGGATCGGTACGGTGAAACACACGTCCCACGGATTTGATGTGGACAAAAAGGGGAAAGACAGCGACCGGCACAAAAGCGCCGGGGCCGAGACGGTCATCGTCGCATCCCGCAACCGGATCGCAATGGTCCGGGACATGGAATGCGACACGCTGGACGCGCTGGAGCCCTTTTTTCAGGATATGGATCTGGTGATTACCGAGGGGTACAAACAGGAAAACCGGCCCAAGATAGAGGTGTTCCGCACCGCGGCGCAGAAAACGCCGCTGTTCGGAGATAAGCAGTATAACAGCATTGTGGCGGTCATCACCGATGCGGATGTCGCAGGAGACCTGCCGACGTTCGGGCTGGATGATATTCAGTCCATCGCAGATTTTATCGAAGGGAACTACCTGTGA